A window of the Anticarsia gemmatalis isolate Benzon Research Colony breed Stoneville strain chromosome W, ilAntGemm2 primary, whole genome shotgun sequence genome harbors these coding sequences:
- the LOC142985972 gene encoding uncharacterized protein LOC142985972: MPSLFTNVPIQDCLDVVEMKLRENGLSSEYVVLLKNCLEGNYFLYRGQYYLQIDGVAMGSPVAPVMANIWMEHFEQSIDMQASNVKLWKRYVDDVYCIMRGDKQDVERLLNTLNSIHTNINFTYEMETDRSLAFLDVEVKLV; this comes from the exons atgccgtcACTGTTCACCAACGTTCCCATACAGGACTGTCTTGATGTCGTCGAGATGAAGTTGAGGGAAAACGGTCTGTCTAGTGAGTACGTCGTTTTACTGAAGAACTGTTTAGAAGGTAACTACTTTCTCTATCGTGGACAATACTACCTCCAGATCGACGGAGTGGCCATGGGTAGCCCAGTGGCACCGGTTATGGCCAACATCTGGATGGAACATTTTGAGCAATCCATAGATATGCAGGCATCAAATGTGAAGCTATGGAAAAGATATGTCGACGATGTGTATTGTATCATGAGAGGAGATAAACAGGACGTAGAACGGCTGTTGAACACCCTGAACTCCATTCATACTAACATCAACTTCACATATGAAATGGAGACAGATAGATCGTTGGCCTTTCTCGATGTCgaagtaaag CTGGTGTAA